The DNA region CCGCCAGTAACCAAAAGAGGTAGTTTTGAGCTACATaagtatatatttgaattttttttttaaaacatgacTTGGAGTAAAACAACCACTGAGTTTAGAGGTGAAAGATAGTTGATATTCaacatattaaacaaaaaacttttaactttgaattgaatttgagttatttttgaaccttaaataaacaaataagtaaTACAGTATATTTGAATAAACTCTATTTAAAAAGTAGAAAACAACCACTGGTAgtcgttgacaaaaaaaagaaaaagaaaaaaaaaacacccacTAGTCACTATGTATTTAATTAATGAGATATCCAATGAGGTTCTTTGGTAATAAGAAAGAGGAAGCAGCGGTTTCATCACGAACTttgacacacacacacttaaAACACTTACacacaaagaacacaaacacaacaacacagCTTTTATTTGAAAATGGCTCCACTTCACGAGGCTTCTCTCTCCCTTTCCTCCTTATCTTTCTCGCCGTAGGCTTTACTCGAGAACCAGACCCCCAAAGAtcgcattatatatatactacacaacacaacacacacactggtttttaaaaaacaaaagacacaattttttaaattaccaATCTTTGATGATTTCTCCAATGTCgttgtctcttctcttctctgctttcGAGTGATTCTATTTTTGCAACGGTAACATAgactttatttttcaaaatccgACAGAGAAAGACCagacctttcttcttccttcttctgacAATAACCATCAGACAAGAGACAAAAAGACAGATACTTtcgcttctttttttgttgctaaaGTCGGCGGTGCATAAAAATGGAGAGACGAAACGAAGCGATGGTGATGAGGAAATCGAAGTGGCAGTATTCTCCGACGCCGAGGGTTCTTCAGTTGCCACGTAGGCATAGTGTTCGACGAAGTGCCGCAAAGGGCTTAAAGACTACACCTTTTTCTTTGTCTCAGAAGGATCGGGGAGTGAAACTGGAGGTTCTGTTTCACCAAGAGAGGACTTTTGATCGAGGGACATCGTTTGCGATGGTGAATTATAATGGTGGtgaggagaaggaggaagaaggaaggagaagagggaAAGTTGCAGACGGGAGAGAGATTGGTGGGACTaggttgtcttcttcttcttctactgcgGTTGATGAAAAAGTTGAGGAAGCTAAGTGGAGGTTTCAAGCGGAGATGTTGAGATCAGAGTGTAATTTGTTaagaatagagaaagagattgctttgaagaagatggagaggaggaagaaacggATGGAGAAGACGCTTAGATCTGCTGTTCTTACTCTTCTCTCTGTAAGTCAAATCTGATGTTTTGggttgtgtgtgttgtgttttgcGAATGTTTTTGAGACTGAAGCTGTGTTTTATGTTGATTTAGGGGAAACAGAGAATCTCAGAAGGGACGAAAGAGAGCAAACCTTTGGAAGATGAGATTAGTTATTTGGTAGAGAAACTGAATGAGTTAAAGTCTCCAAAAGTTAAGGACGTGGAAGCTAGAAACTGCAGACATAATTTTGACAAGAAAGCTTCTGTTTTAAGGAAAGAGCTAGAGAGGTTCGATGAATCAGTTTCCGAAGAGGTTTGTGTCAAAGGGATTCAGAAAATGGCAGAAGCTAGCTTCTCTGTCCATTCTGATCAAATCTCTCTCAGGAACAATAATGGCAATGTGAGTGAGACATAATTCACTGCAAATGGCCTAATTAGTCTTTTTAGCATGGTTTTGAattatgatgtttttttttgggtgcagaTAGATACATTGAGTAGTAAAATGGAGGCCTTGTCGAAAGGGGTATTGTTAGAAAGAATGGAGAAAGAATATGGATCAAGTCTCTTTGCACCAAGCTCTGTATCCAAATGTATTGATCGTCAAGATGCATCTTTACAAGACATGTATAGTAAGGTAGATTTGTGAAAGCAAACTCTCTACTCTCTACTACATGTATAGTATGTGACGATGAATATTTTGTTCCAGGCAATTAAAGCGCACGAGGAAAAGAAAGACTGCTCTAGACAATGCAAAGCAGTTATGAGGAAGATCGCAGATGAAGTAAGAGCTGAAGCAGAGCAATGGTCACAAATGCAAGAGATGTTGAATCAAGTGAGAAAAGAAATGGAGGAACTTCAATCTTGTCGCGATTTCTGGCAAAACCGCGCTCTCGAATCAGATTCTCAGTTACAAAATCTACATTCCTCGGTAAGATATAGTTCTCACTTCTCATATATAGCATAAGTCGGCCGTGACTTAACAAACGTCCAAATGTTTTTAGGTTGAAGGATGGCGAAGAAAGGCGTTATCATCAGAGACAAAGTTGAAAAACCTACAAGCAGAGGTTTGTGGT from Camelina sativa cultivar DH55 chromosome 3, Cs, whole genome shotgun sequence includes:
- the LOC104778049 gene encoding nucleoprotein TPR-like, whose translation is MERRNEAMVMRKSKWQYSPTPRVLQLPRRHSVRRSAAKGLKTTPFSLSQKDRGVKLEVLFHQERTFDRGTSFAMVNYNGGEEKEEEGRRRGKVADGREIGGTRLSSSSSTAVDEKVEEAKWRFQAEMLRSECNLLRIEKEIALKKMERRKKRMEKTLRSAVLTLLSGKQRISEGTKESKPLEDEISYLVEKLNELKSPKVKDVEARNCRHNFDKKASVLRKELERFDESVSEEVCVKGIQKMAEASFSVHSDQISLRNNNGNIDTLSSKMEALSKGVLLERMEKEYGSSLFAPSSVSKCIDRQDASLQDMYSKAIKAHEEKKDCSRQCKAVMRKIADEVRAEAEQWSQMQEMLNQVRKEMEELQSCRDFWQNRALESDSQLQNLHSSVEGWRRKALSSETKLKNLQAEVCGLQEEIKRLRKEDKLEPEKNKLPSESEKRVLICRLKENRHSNNGDWSKHSEGRTMKPSSSRPPLREVKNNSSVTSRHRNSSVMKM